A part of Synechococcus sp. KORDI-49 genomic DNA contains:
- the mnmE gene encoding tRNA uridine-5-carboxymethylaminomethyl(34) synthesis GTPase MnmE: MNPTDTIAAVATAVAPGQGGIAVIRLSGPDAEAIGRAVVVCPGRQDWNSHRILYGHVLDAGRSRRLDEVLLLLMRGPRSFTGEDVVEIHCHGGVIAVQQVLERVLAQPGVRRALPGEFSQRAVLNGRLDLTQAEAISELVAARSRRAADLAMAGLDGGIQQRITALRERLLDQLTELEARVDFEEDLPPLDGEALLLELQTVRQELLALVADGERSDSVRSGLRVALVGRPNVGKSSLLNRLSRRERAIVTELPGTTRDLLESEIVLDGVPITLLDTAGIRATQDVVEQMGIARSEQALATADLVLLIIDGSIGWTPADAALLARIPVGVPRLIVANKADLQQGPCQEPAEVSVSALHGDGEEQLIQALLGACGAADTGGMLLALNERQRDLAAAAAAALARSREVAEQQLPWDFWTIDLRDAIRALGEITGEELTEAVLDRVFSRFCIGK; encoded by the coding sequence CTGAACCCGACCGACACCATCGCTGCCGTGGCCACAGCGGTGGCTCCGGGGCAGGGGGGAATCGCCGTGATCCGCCTCTCCGGGCCTGACGCTGAGGCGATCGGACGGGCCGTGGTGGTCTGTCCCGGCCGGCAGGACTGGAACAGCCACCGGATCCTGTACGGCCACGTGCTGGATGCAGGCCGATCCAGGCGCCTCGACGAGGTGCTGCTGCTGCTGATGCGTGGCCCCCGCAGCTTCACCGGCGAAGACGTGGTGGAGATTCACTGCCACGGCGGCGTCATCGCCGTGCAGCAGGTGCTGGAGCGTGTGCTGGCCCAGCCCGGAGTGCGTCGGGCGTTGCCGGGTGAATTCAGCCAGCGGGCGGTTCTGAATGGCCGCCTCGATCTCACCCAGGCTGAAGCGATCAGTGAACTGGTGGCGGCCCGCAGCCGTCGGGCTGCGGATCTGGCCATGGCCGGGCTGGATGGAGGCATTCAGCAGCGGATCACGGCACTCCGGGAGCGGTTGCTGGACCAGCTCACGGAGCTGGAGGCACGGGTGGATTTCGAGGAGGACCTGCCGCCGCTGGATGGTGAGGCCCTGCTGCTGGAGCTGCAGACGGTGCGCCAGGAGCTCCTCGCCCTGGTGGCGGACGGGGAGCGGAGCGACTCCGTGCGGAGCGGCCTGCGGGTGGCCCTGGTGGGTCGCCCCAATGTCGGCAAGAGCTCCCTGCTGAACCGGCTCAGCCGGCGGGAGCGCGCCATTGTGACGGAACTGCCCGGCACCACACGCGACCTGCTGGAGAGCGAGATCGTTCTGGACGGTGTGCCGATCACCCTGCTCGACACCGCCGGCATTCGTGCCACGCAGGATGTGGTCGAACAGATGGGCATCGCCCGCAGTGAACAGGCCCTCGCCACGGCGGACCTGGTGCTGCTGATCATCGACGGTTCGATCGGCTGGACCCCCGCTGATGCCGCTCTGCTGGCCAGGATTCCCGTTGGAGTGCCGCGCCTGATCGTGGCCAACAAGGCCGATCTGCAGCAAGGGCCCTGTCAGGAGCCTGCGGAGGTGAGCGTCTCGGCGCTGCATGGCGATGGGGAGGAGCAGCTGATCCAGGCCTTGCTGGGGGCCTGCGGTGCTGCCGACACCGGTGGCATGTTGCTGGCTCTCAATGAGCGTCAGCGGGATCTGGCCGCTGCGGCTGCCGCGGCTCTGGCCCGCAGCCGTGAGGTGGCGGAGCAGCAGCTGCCCTGGGATTTCTGGACGATCGATCTTCGGGACGCCATCCGGGCCCTGGGGGAGATCACCGGTGAGGAGCTCACGGAGGCGGTGCTGGACCGCGTGTTCTCGCGGTTCTGCATCGGCAAATAG
- a CDS encoding DUF2062 domain-containing protein — translation MLQGTGERLQRGLQWIWAQEGSPACRARGLAAGVFCGCFPFFGLQMILSVGVAAMIRGNPLLAAAGTLVSNPLTYVPLYWFNYLVGRRVLGPGSADTEWDDITRSTLWAQGWDFTNRILLGSVVVGAVLALLLGLLAYGLFRRRQALTEAGRSLD, via the coding sequence ATGCTCCAGGGCACCGGCGAGCGACTGCAGCGGGGCCTCCAGTGGATCTGGGCACAGGAGGGCAGTCCTGCCTGCCGTGCCCGGGGGCTGGCCGCGGGGGTGTTCTGCGGTTGCTTCCCCTTCTTCGGGCTGCAGATGATCCTCAGCGTTGGGGTGGCCGCCATGATTCGCGGCAATCCACTGCTGGCCGCGGCCGGCACGCTGGTGAGCAACCCCCTCACCTACGTTCCGCTCTACTGGTTCAACTATCTGGTGGGCCGCCGGGTGCTTGGACCCGGCTCGGCGGACACCGAATGGGACGACATCACCCGCAGCACCCTCTGGGCCCAGGGCTGGGATTTCACCAACCGCATCCTGCTGGGATCGGTTGTGGTGGGAGCCGTTCTGGCCCTGCTTCTGGGACTGCTGGCCTACGGATTGTTCCGACGCCGTCAGGCGCTCACAGAGGCCGGTCGCTCCCTGGACTGA
- a CDS encoding bifunctional (p)ppGpp synthetase/guanosine-3',5'-bis(diphosphate) 3'-pyrophosphohydrolase: MLDAASTPDVPRTDAGPVPVSCGLPELRRHAIRNPDDYAIPLPEWLRQCISNVPPGIGQSCPTDPEALLVSAFDFGFQLHEGQFRASGDPYIVHPVAVADLLRDIGASASVIAAGFLHDVVEDTDVTPDQIQQHFGAEVRELVEGVTKLGGIHFNNRTEAQAENLRKMFLAMASDIRVVLVKLADRLHNMRTLGALKSEKQQRIARETREIYAPLANRLGIGRFKWELEDLAFKLLEPEAFREIQHEVASKRSEREERLAVTVSLLNDRLGQAGLSGCEVSGRPKHLYGIWSKMQRHQKAFHEIYDVAALRIITPSVEACYRALAVVHDSFRPIPGRFKDYIGLPKPNGYQSLHTAVIGRHRPIEVQIRTIEMHRVAEFGIAAHWKYKEGGSPASSSSDAERFNWLRQLVDWQQEGGSDDHNDYLASIKEDLFDEEVFVFTPKGDVVGLRKGSTAVDFAYRIHSEVGNHCHGARINDRLCPLATSLHNGDFVQILTSKTAHPSLDWLNFVATPTARNRIRQWYKRSHRDETIERGKQLLERELGRDGFEVLLSGEAMARVAQRCNVPSTDDLLASLGFGAVTLHQVLNRLREEIRLLAEREVPPAADEELARALVPQRDASADRERRGVGEGAILGIEGLDYRLGGCCSPLPGEAIVGTVALGNHGITVHRQSCANVETIPTERRLPVRWNSEASTGQHRFPAQLRIEVIDRVGILKDILMRLSDGAINVSDARVKTAQGRPAPIDLRVELSGSDQLTHTMNQIRSMADVIDIARTGVG; the protein is encoded by the coding sequence ATGCTCGACGCCGCTTCAACACCGGATGTGCCCCGGACCGATGCCGGTCCCGTTCCGGTCTCCTGCGGCCTTCCTGAACTGCGGCGACATGCGATCCGCAATCCGGACGACTACGCCATCCCGCTGCCGGAGTGGCTGCGTCAGTGCATCAGCAACGTTCCCCCCGGAATCGGCCAGAGCTGCCCCACGGATCCAGAGGCCCTGCTGGTCTCGGCCTTTGATTTCGGATTCCAGCTCCACGAGGGCCAGTTCCGCGCCAGTGGCGATCCCTACATCGTTCACCCGGTGGCGGTGGCGGATCTGCTCAGGGACATCGGAGCCAGCGCCAGTGTCATCGCTGCCGGCTTCCTGCACGACGTGGTGGAGGACACCGACGTCACGCCGGATCAGATCCAGCAGCACTTCGGCGCTGAGGTGCGAGAGCTCGTGGAGGGGGTGACCAAGCTCGGCGGCATTCACTTCAACAATCGAACCGAAGCCCAGGCGGAGAACCTGCGGAAGATGTTCCTGGCGATGGCCAGCGACATCCGAGTGGTGCTCGTGAAGCTGGCCGATCGCCTCCACAACATGCGCACCCTCGGTGCGCTCAAGTCCGAGAAGCAGCAGCGCATCGCCCGCGAGACCCGGGAGATCTACGCGCCTCTGGCGAACAGGCTCGGCATCGGCCGCTTCAAATGGGAACTGGAGGACCTCGCCTTCAAGCTGCTGGAGCCCGAGGCCTTCCGGGAGATTCAGCATGAGGTGGCCAGCAAGCGCAGCGAGCGCGAGGAGCGTCTGGCGGTCACGGTGTCGCTGCTGAATGACCGCCTCGGTCAGGCGGGCCTTTCAGGATGTGAGGTCAGCGGACGTCCGAAGCACCTCTACGGCATCTGGAGCAAGATGCAGCGCCACCAGAAGGCCTTCCACGAGATCTATGACGTGGCGGCTCTTCGGATCATCACGCCCAGTGTCGAGGCCTGCTACCGCGCTCTGGCGGTGGTGCATGACAGCTTCCGACCGATTCCCGGTCGTTTCAAGGACTACATCGGTCTCCCCAAGCCGAACGGCTACCAGTCCCTGCACACGGCCGTGATCGGCCGCCACCGGCCGATCGAGGTGCAGATCCGCACCATCGAGATGCATCGCGTGGCGGAATTCGGCATCGCCGCTCACTGGAAATACAAGGAGGGGGGGTCACCGGCGAGCAGCAGCAGTGATGCCGAGCGCTTCAACTGGCTGCGGCAGCTGGTGGACTGGCAGCAGGAGGGCGGCAGTGACGACCACAACGACTACCTCGCATCGATCAAGGAGGACCTTTTTGATGAGGAGGTCTTCGTGTTCACACCCAAGGGTGATGTGGTGGGCCTGCGCAAGGGATCCACGGCCGTGGACTTCGCTTACCGCATTCACTCCGAAGTGGGGAACCACTGCCACGGGGCGCGCATCAACGATCGGTTGTGTCCGTTGGCGACATCGCTGCACAACGGTGATTTCGTCCAGATCCTCACCAGCAAGACCGCTCACCCAAGCCTGGACTGGCTGAATTTCGTCGCCACACCCACAGCGCGCAATCGCATCAGACAGTGGTACAAGCGCAGCCACCGTGACGAGACGATCGAGCGCGGCAAGCAGCTGCTGGAACGGGAGCTGGGTCGTGACGGCTTCGAGGTGCTGCTGAGTGGTGAAGCGATGGCCCGCGTGGCCCAGCGCTGCAATGTGCCCTCCACCGATGACCTGCTGGCCTCACTGGGATTTGGAGCCGTCACCCTGCATCAGGTGCTCAACCGTCTGCGGGAAGAGATCCGGCTGCTGGCCGAACGTGAGGTGCCTCCCGCCGCTGATGAGGAACTGGCGCGGGCTCTCGTGCCTCAGCGGGATGCCAGCGCGGACAGGGAGCGCCGCGGGGTCGGTGAGGGGGCCATCCTCGGGATCGAGGGGCTGGATTACCGGCTGGGTGGCTGCTGCAGCCCGCTGCCGGGAGAAGCCATCGTCGGCACGGTCGCTCTCGGCAACCACGGCATCACGGTTCACCGGCAGAGTTGCGCCAACGTGGAGACGATCCCCACGGAACGGCGTCTGCCCGTCCGTTGGAACTCCGAGGCCAGCACGGGGCAGCATCGCTTCCCGGCGCAGCTGAGGATCGAGGTGATCGACCGCGTCGGCATTCTCAAGGACATCCTGATGCGTCTTTCCGACGGGGCCATCAATGTCAGCGACGCCAGGGTCAAGACCGCCCAGGGTCGTCCGGCCCCTATCGATCTGCGGGTGGAACTCAGCGGTTCCGACCAGCTCACCCACACGATGAATCAGATCCGATCGATGGCGGATGTCATCGACATCGCTCGCACCGGAGTCGGATAG
- a CDS encoding ABC transporter ATP-binding protein, which yields MVFSAGVFVSAPPALSMSRPVLELEQLRLRYPGNDHWTLNGLDLTLEAGETLALVGSSGCGKSTVARAVLQLLPPGSRCEGRLQLTGSDPRELDRAALRHLRGQAAGLVFQDPMTRLNPLMPIGSHLIDTLQAHRPESSARWRRQRAEELLERVGIGTGRIRAYPHELSGGMRQRLAIALAIALEPPLLIADEPTTSLDVAVAGQVMAELSGLCKELGSALLLISHDLAMAARWCERMAMLDGGRKVDDGPSRQLLREPRSDVGQRLVASARAREGGRSPKRPDRETVLQVEEMRCWHAIGGMPWAPVWLKAVEGVSFNLRAGETLGVVGASGCGKSTLCRALMGLNSIRGGRVDLLGQDLLKLRGEKLRSARRALQMVFQDPLACLNPALPVVDAIADPLLIHGIATKASARERARSLLERVGLSPVEQFQHRLPRQLSGGQQQRVAIARALALEPKVVICDESVSMLDAEVQAEVLSLLRDLQHQLGLAMIFVTHDLSVASGFCHRVIVLDKGRIVEEGPGDRLFEAPQAPISRLLVEACPRLPR from the coding sequence ATGGTATTCAGTGCTGGGGTCTTCGTCTCTGCTCCCCCTGCCCTGTCCATGTCCCGGCCGGTTCTGGAGCTCGAGCAGCTGCGACTGCGCTACCCAGGCAACGATCACTGGACGTTGAACGGACTCGATCTGACCCTCGAGGCCGGTGAAACCCTGGCCCTGGTTGGATCCTCAGGCTGCGGCAAGAGCACGGTGGCGCGTGCGGTGCTGCAGCTGCTGCCGCCGGGGAGTCGCTGCGAAGGGCGGCTTCAGCTCACAGGCAGCGACCCGAGAGAACTGGATCGGGCGGCTCTCCGTCATCTGCGTGGTCAGGCCGCCGGACTGGTGTTTCAGGACCCGATGACCCGCCTCAATCCCCTGATGCCGATCGGAAGCCATCTGATCGACACCCTGCAGGCGCACCGACCGGAAAGTTCCGCCCGCTGGCGCCGTCAGCGCGCCGAGGAACTGCTGGAGCGGGTGGGAATCGGCACCGGTCGGATCCGGGCCTATCCCCACGAACTCAGCGGCGGCATGCGGCAACGTCTGGCCATTGCCCTGGCGATCGCCCTGGAACCGCCACTGCTGATTGCCGACGAACCCACCACCAGCCTCGATGTGGCCGTTGCCGGTCAGGTGATGGCGGAACTGAGCGGTCTCTGCAAGGAGCTCGGCAGCGCCCTGCTTCTGATCAGTCACGATCTGGCGATGGCGGCCCGCTGGTGTGAACGGATGGCGATGCTCGATGGGGGCCGCAAGGTGGACGATGGCCCGAGCCGGCAGCTGCTCCGCGAGCCGCGATCGGATGTCGGTCAGCGCCTCGTCGCCTCGGCGCGGGCCAGAGAGGGGGGACGCTCCCCGAAGCGACCGGATCGGGAAACGGTTCTGCAGGTCGAGGAGATGCGCTGCTGGCATGCCATCGGAGGCATGCCCTGGGCACCGGTGTGGCTGAAGGCGGTGGAAGGGGTGAGCTTCAACCTGCGGGCCGGCGAGACGCTGGGAGTGGTCGGTGCCTCCGGCTGCGGCAAGAGCACCCTTTGCCGCGCCCTGATGGGCCTGAACAGCATCCGCGGCGGGCGGGTCGATCTGCTCGGACAAGACCTGCTGAAACTGCGCGGTGAGAAGCTGCGCAGCGCCCGGCGGGCGCTTCAGATGGTCTTCCAGGATCCACTGGCCTGTCTGAATCCGGCCCTGCCGGTGGTCGATGCGATTGCAGACCCCCTGCTGATCCATGGGATTGCAACGAAGGCTTCAGCGCGGGAACGGGCCCGCAGCCTGCTGGAGCGGGTCGGGCTCAGTCCGGTGGAACAGTTTCAGCACCGCCTGCCCCGACAGCTATCGGGCGGCCAGCAGCAGCGGGTGGCGATTGCCCGCGCCCTGGCCCTTGAGCCCAAGGTGGTCATCTGCGATGAGAGCGTCAGCATGCTGGATGCGGAAGTGCAGGCCGAGGTGCTCAGCCTGTTGCGGGACCTGCAGCACCAGCTGGGCCTGGCGATGATCTTCGTGACCCACGACCTCTCCGTCGCCAGCGGCTTCTGTCATCGCGTGATCGTTCTCGACAAGGGGCGGATCGTTGAGGAGGGCCCCGGTGATCGGCTGTTCGAAGCCCCTCAGGCCCCGATCAGTCGCCTGCTCGTCGAGGCCTGCCCCCGGCTTCCGCGCTGA
- a CDS encoding RluA family pseudouridine synthase — protein sequence MSPQWKRPPLPEETFTDRFGEGEGELLSLLYPKPLPMRLDRWLVSQRTEQSRARIQKFIDAGYVRVNGKTGKAKTPLRQGDEVQLWMPPPEPLPYLKPEPMDLDVLFEDDHLIVLNKPAGLTVHPAPGNKDGTLVNGLLHHCPDLPGISGKLRPGIVHRLDKDTTGCIVIAKSQEALVRLQVQIQKRIASREYLAVVHGVPDGDSGTIVGAIGRHPADRKKYAVVSSESGRYACTHWSLLERLGDYSLLRFKLDTGRTHQIRVHCAHMNHPVVGDPSYSRCRKLPIDLPGQALHALQLGLDHPISGDRMVFEAPLPPVMEKLLAVLRRRTG from the coding sequence ATGAGTCCGCAGTGGAAACGTCCGCCGTTGCCGGAGGAGACGTTCACGGACCGCTTTGGCGAAGGGGAGGGAGAGCTGCTGTCGCTCCTGTATCCCAAACCACTGCCGATGCGGCTGGACCGTTGGCTGGTCAGCCAGCGCACGGAGCAGAGCCGGGCTCGGATTCAGAAGTTCATCGACGCGGGGTATGTGCGCGTCAACGGCAAGACCGGCAAGGCCAAAACACCCCTGCGTCAGGGGGATGAGGTGCAGTTGTGGATGCCGCCACCGGAGCCGCTGCCTTATCTCAAGCCGGAGCCGATGGATCTGGATGTGCTGTTTGAGGACGACCATCTGATCGTGCTCAACAAGCCGGCAGGGCTGACGGTGCATCCGGCGCCGGGCAACAAAGACGGCACCTTGGTGAACGGCCTGCTGCACCACTGCCCTGATCTGCCTGGGATCAGCGGCAAGCTGCGCCCGGGAATCGTGCACCGACTGGACAAGGACACCACCGGCTGCATCGTCATCGCCAAATCCCAGGAGGCGCTGGTGCGGTTGCAGGTTCAGATCCAGAAGCGGATCGCGTCCAGGGAGTATCTGGCCGTGGTTCACGGTGTCCCTGACGGGGACAGCGGCACGATCGTTGGTGCGATCGGCCGGCATCCGGCGGACCGCAAGAAATATGCGGTGGTGAGCAGTGAGTCCGGCCGGTATGCCTGCACCCACTGGAGCTTGCTGGAACGGCTCGGCGACTACTCCCTGTTGCGTTTCAAGCTCGATACCGGTCGGACGCATCAGATCCGGGTGCACTGCGCCCACATGAACCATCCGGTGGTGGGAGATCCCAGCTACAGCCGCTGCCGCAAGCTGCCGATCGACCTGCCAGGTCAGGCTCTGCATGCTTTGCAGCTGGGACTGGACCACCCCATCTCAGGCGACCGGATGGTGTTCGAGGCCCCTTTGCCCCCGGTGATGGAGAAACTGCTCGCGGTGCTGCGCCGACGAACCGGTTGA
- the ylqF gene encoding ribosome biogenesis GTPase YlqF encodes MSTPAIQWYPGHIAKAEQQLKRHLDKVDLVIEVRDARIPLATGHPHLNRWLKGKQHLLVINRRDMVTAAAKQAWEAWFKAQGQKTVWCDAKAGTGVKQVQQAAIRAGDQLNERRRGRGMRPRPVRALTLGFPNVGKSALINRLVRQKVVASARRAGVTRTLRWVRLGQDLDLLDAPGVLPPRLDDQQAALRLALCDDIGQAAYDGELVAQAFLQMLLDVESMAAAGVRIPLLQDRYGIPLSGETADPALWLDAAAARHTSGETARMAQRLLDDFRRSALGSIALELPA; translated from the coding sequence GTGAGCACACCTGCCATCCAGTGGTATCCGGGCCACATCGCCAAGGCGGAGCAGCAGCTCAAACGCCATCTCGACAAGGTGGATCTGGTGATCGAGGTGCGCGATGCCCGCATTCCTCTTGCCACGGGCCACCCCCACCTCAACCGTTGGTTGAAGGGCAAGCAGCACCTTCTGGTGATCAACCGGCGCGACATGGTCACCGCCGCCGCCAAGCAGGCCTGGGAGGCCTGGTTCAAGGCCCAGGGTCAGAAGACGGTTTGGTGTGATGCCAAGGCCGGGACCGGCGTGAAGCAGGTGCAGCAGGCGGCGATCCGTGCCGGCGACCAGCTCAACGAACGCCGCCGCGGCCGGGGTATGCGGCCGCGGCCCGTGCGCGCCCTCACGCTGGGGTTCCCCAACGTGGGCAAGTCCGCCCTGATCAATCGTCTGGTGCGGCAGAAGGTGGTGGCCAGTGCCCGGCGAGCCGGGGTGACGCGAACGTTGCGCTGGGTCCGCCTGGGGCAGGACCTGGATCTGCTCGATGCACCAGGGGTTTTGCCTCCCCGACTCGATGACCAGCAGGCGGCCCTGCGGCTCGCCTTGTGCGACGACATCGGCCAGGCCGCCTACGACGGTGAACTGGTGGCTCAGGCCTTTCTACAAATGCTGCTCGATGTGGAATCGATGGCTGCGGCTGGGGTGAGGATTCCATTGCTGCAGGATCGTTATGGCATTCCCCTGAGCGGTGAAACGGCGGACCCAGCCCTTTGGCTGGATGCCGCAGCGGCCCGTCACACATCCGGGGAAACCGCGCGCATGGCCCAGCGGCTGTTGGATGATTTCCGCCGGTCGGCCCTCGGCAGCATCGCCCTGGAGCTGCCGGCATGA
- a CDS encoding universal stress protein, which produces MFETVLFPIDRSRQALETAAKALELARSHSSRLVLLSVVEAERPGMQDHGVVAQLLQQTREQVEQAGVPCEVVERQGKPAFVICDVADEMNVDVIVMGTRGVNLSSDGESTAARVIQFAPCPVLVVP; this is translated from the coding sequence ATGTTCGAGACTGTCCTGTTTCCCATCGATCGGAGCCGTCAGGCTCTGGAGACCGCCGCCAAGGCTCTGGAGCTGGCTCGCAGTCACAGCAGTCGACTGGTGCTGCTGTCTGTGGTGGAGGCGGAGCGGCCCGGGATGCAGGACCATGGGGTGGTGGCACAGCTTCTTCAGCAGACCCGTGAGCAGGTGGAGCAGGCGGGAGTCCCCTGTGAGGTGGTGGAGCGGCAGGGCAAACCGGCCTTTGTCATCTGTGATGTGGCGGACGAGATGAATGTGGATGTGATCGTGATGGGCACCCGAGGTGTGAATCTCAGCAGTGACGGTGAGAGCACGGCGGCCCGGGTGATCCAGTTCGCTCCATGCCCCGTGTTGGTGGTGCCGTGA